The window GGGTGTGTTGACATTCAGTCCACCGAACGCGATGCCGTTATTATTCCACATCGAACTATAGGCATAGAGCATCTCGCTGAACCCATGGGGTCCCGGATTCAAAATCGAGCTGGTGCCGACGCCCGTCACCGACGCCACTGCCGTGAAACCGAGGACCACCATCGGCATGATCAGAATCAACAGGGAGGCCATCTTCATCTCATAGGGTTCGATCTTCTTGCCCAGATATTCCGGCGTGCGTCCCACCATCAAGCCGGCCACGAAGACGGCGATGATCGCAAAGACCACCATGCCGTAGAGGCCGGAGCCGACTCCGCCCAAAATCACCTCGCCGAATTGCATCATGAAGAGCGGCACCAAACCACCGAGCGGGGTGAAGGAATCGTGCATCGAGTTCACGGCGCCGGTCGAGGTCGCAGTCGTCGCCGTGGCGAAGAGCGCCGAGCGGGCGACGCCGAAGCGGACTTCCTTGCCCTCCATATTGCCACCGGGCTGCGCGTTGCCGGCGGCCTGATCGATCCCTAGCGCGGCAATACGGGGATTTCCCGCCGACTCCGCCCAATAGGCCCCGAGACTGAAGAGGGCTAACACGCTGAGCATCGCGGCAAGGAGCGCCCAACCCTGACGCGTGTCGCCGACCATCTTGCCGAACGTATAGGTCAAGGATGCAGCGATCATGGTCTCGGCGAGAAGGAGGAGAAAGTCCGTCAGGGGTGTTGGACTTTCGTACGGATGGGCCGCATTGGCATTAAAGAACCCGCCGCCGTTGGTCCCCAGATGCTTGATCGCGACCTGCGATGCGGCCGGCCCGACGGCCAGGATTTGCTCGACCCCTGTTGTTGATTCCGTCTTCGGTTGCCCCTTCTCGTCCAGGATGGCCTGCCCCGCGGCATCGGTAAGCGGCTTGTCATACGTCACGGGCTGGGCCAGCGTCGCCGTGTGATAGGACCCAAAGGTCTGAACCGTCCCCTGCGAGACGAGAATCAGCGCGAGGATGGCCGACAACGGCAGCAGGATGTAGAGGGTGCTGCGGGTCAGATCGACCCAGAAATTCCCGATGGTCTCCGAGGTCCGGCGCGCCAAGCCGCGAATCAGCGCGACCAGAATCGCCATCCCTGTCGCCGCAGACACGAAATTCTGGACCGTGAGCCCGAGCATTTGAGTGAGATAACTCAACGTCGCTTCGCCTCCATAGGCCTGCCAGTTCGTGTTAGTCACGAAACTCGCGGCGGTGTTGAACGCGAGATCGGGAGCCACGGCGCCAAATCCCTGCGGATTGAAGGGGAAGAATCCCTGCCAGCGCTGTAACGCATAGAGGGCCAAGAGCCCGGCGCCGTTGAACAGAAGCATCGCGACGGCATACGTCTTCCAACTCATCTCCTCGGTGCACCGCACTCCGCAGAGGCGATAGAGCAGCCGCTCAAGAGGGCCCACCACCCGGTCAAGCCCACAGGGTTGGCCTTCGTACACTCGGGCCATATACCAACCCACCGGCTTCACCAGCGCGAGCAGCACGACAAAGTAGAGTCCGATTTGAACCAGTCCGTTGATCGTCATCAGAACCACTCCGGTTTAAGCAACGCGATCATGAGATACACCAACAATCCCAACGACAGTATTCCACCGAGCACGTACATCGCATTCATAGCCGTCCCCCTTTATAGTCGCTCCAGCGCCGAGATGAGCCAGCCGGTTAGCAGAAAAAACGTGGCGGCGATGGTCAGATACATGAGATCCATGTGCATGCTCCTCAATTGCCGACAAAGAAATTATTGTCCAATATGTCTTTCTCTACTTGTCTACTTTCACAATAGACTGCAGGATGTAAAAACGGTGTAAAGACTGCGGAGCATCCGGAACAGTTTTCTCCTGATTCGACAGTCTGTCGACGATGCCTTATCGACAGCGACGACAACCCGCA is drawn from Nitrospirota bacterium and contains these coding sequences:
- a CDS encoding potassium-transporting ATPase subunit KdpA, with translation MTINGLVQIGLYFVVLLALVKPVGWYMARVYEGQPCGLDRVVGPLERLLYRLCGVRCTEEMSWKTYAVAMLLFNGAGLLALYALQRWQGFFPFNPQGFGAVAPDLAFNTAASFVTNTNWQAYGGEATLSYLTQMLGLTVQNFVSAATGMAILVALIRGLARRTSETIGNFWVDLTRSTLYILLPLSAILALILVSQGTVQTFGSYHTATLAQPVTYDKPLTDAAGQAILDEKGQPKTESTTGVEQILAVGPAASQVAIKHLGTNGGGFFNANAAHPYESPTPLTDFLLLLAETMIAASLTYTFGKMVGDTRQGWALLAAMLSVLALFSLGAYWAESAGNPRIAALGIDQAAGNAQPGGNMEGKEVRFGVARSALFATATTATSTGAVNSMHDSFTPLGGLVPLFMMQFGEVILGGVGSGLYGMVVFAIIAVFVAGLMVGRTPEYLGKKIEPYEMKMASLLILIMPMVVLGFTAVASVTGVGTSSILNPGPHGFSEMLYAYSSMWNNNGIAFGGLNVNTP
- the kdpF gene encoding K(+)-transporting ATPase subunit F; this encodes MNAMYVLGGILSLGLLVYLMIALLKPEWF